In Microbacterium cremeum, a genomic segment contains:
- a CDS encoding bifunctional methylenetetrahydrofolate dehydrogenase/methenyltetrahydrofolate cyclohydrolase, producing the protein MTAQRLDGRAASAAIKEELRERVAALKEKGIVPGIATVLVGADPASQLYVGMKHRESEAIGMNSIQRELPADATQADVEALIDELNADPACHGYIVQLPLPRHIDTDAILERIDPAKDADGLHPTNLGRLVLNVNAPITTPLPCTPRGVIELLLRNDYDLTGKDVVVVGRGVTIGRSIGLLLTRREINATVTLTHTGTADLSHHLRQADVIVAAAGVKHIVRAEDVKPGAAVLDVGVTRERDPETGKSKVYGDVHPDVAEVAGFLSPNPGGVGPMTVALLMTNVVEAAERAAG; encoded by the coding sequence ATGACCGCACAACGACTGGATGGGCGCGCCGCATCGGCCGCGATCAAGGAAGAGCTGCGCGAGCGCGTCGCCGCGCTGAAGGAGAAGGGCATCGTGCCCGGCATCGCGACCGTGCTGGTGGGCGCCGACCCGGCCTCGCAGCTGTACGTCGGCATGAAGCACCGCGAGTCCGAGGCCATCGGCATGAACTCGATCCAGCGCGAGCTGCCCGCCGATGCCACGCAGGCCGACGTCGAGGCCCTCATCGACGAGCTCAACGCCGACCCGGCGTGCCACGGCTACATCGTCCAGCTGCCGCTGCCGAGGCACATCGACACCGACGCGATCCTCGAGCGCATCGACCCCGCGAAGGACGCCGACGGCCTGCACCCGACGAACCTCGGCCGCCTCGTGCTCAACGTCAACGCGCCGATCACGACTCCGCTGCCGTGCACGCCGCGCGGCGTGATCGAGCTCCTGCTGCGCAACGACTACGACCTCACGGGCAAGGATGTCGTCGTCGTGGGCCGGGGCGTCACCATCGGCCGCTCGATCGGGCTGCTGCTGACGCGCCGCGAGATCAACGCCACCGTGACCCTCACGCACACCGGCACCGCCGACCTGTCGCACCACCTGCGCCAGGCCGACGTCATCGTGGCGGCCGCCGGGGTCAAGCACATCGTGCGCGCCGAGGACGTCAAGCCCGGCGCCGCAGTGCTCGACGTCGGCGTGACGCGCGAACGCGACCCCGAGACCGGCAAGTCCAAGGTGTACGGCGACGTCCACCCCGACGTCGCCGAGGTCGCCGGCTTCCTCTCGCCGAACCCGGGCGGAGTGGGCCCGATGACCGTGGCGCTGCTCATGACGAACGTCGTCGAGGCCGCCGAGCGCGCCGCGGGCTGA
- the glyA gene encoding serine hydroxymethyltransferase, protein MTDQYFNAPLAEVDPEIAQVLERELERQRGYLEMIASENFVPVSVLESQGSVLTNKYAEGYPGRRYYGGCEEVDVAEELAILRAKALFGAEFANVQPHSGATANAAVLHAIARPGDTLLGLSLDQGGHLTHGMKINFSGRLYDIVAYGVDPETSTVDMDEVARLAREHRPKVIIAGWSAYPRQLDFARFRAIADEVGAYLWVDMAHFAGLVAAGLHPNPVPHAHVVSSTVHKTIGGPRSGFILTNDADLAKKINTAVFPGQQGGPLMHVIAAKATAFKLAGTPEFKERQERVLRGARIIAERLSQQDVTDAGISVRSGGTDVHLVLVDLRHAAIDGKQAEDLLHEIHITVNRNAVPNDPRPPMVTSGLRIGTPALASRGFGDAEFTEVADIIALALLPDADLAALRTRVAALTAAFPLYPGLRH, encoded by the coding sequence ATGACCGATCAGTACTTCAACGCCCCTCTCGCCGAGGTCGATCCCGAGATCGCTCAGGTGCTCGAGCGCGAGCTCGAGCGTCAGCGCGGCTACCTCGAGATGATCGCCTCCGAGAACTTCGTCCCCGTCTCGGTGCTCGAGTCGCAAGGCTCGGTGCTCACCAACAAGTACGCCGAGGGCTACCCGGGCCGCCGGTACTACGGCGGCTGCGAAGAGGTCGACGTCGCCGAGGAGCTCGCGATCCTGCGGGCCAAGGCGCTCTTCGGTGCGGAGTTCGCCAACGTGCAGCCCCACTCGGGCGCGACCGCCAACGCGGCGGTGCTGCACGCCATCGCGCGCCCCGGCGACACGCTGCTCGGGCTCTCGCTCGACCAGGGCGGTCACCTCACACACGGCATGAAGATCAACTTCTCGGGCCGTCTCTACGACATCGTCGCGTACGGCGTCGACCCCGAGACCTCCACCGTCGACATGGACGAGGTCGCGCGCCTCGCGCGCGAGCACCGGCCCAAGGTGATCATCGCGGGCTGGTCGGCGTACCCGCGTCAGCTCGACTTCGCACGCTTCCGCGCGATCGCCGACGAGGTCGGCGCCTACCTGTGGGTCGACATGGCGCACTTCGCCGGCCTCGTGGCCGCGGGACTGCACCCGAACCCGGTGCCCCACGCGCACGTCGTCTCGTCGACGGTGCACAAGACGATCGGCGGCCCCCGCTCGGGCTTCATCCTCACCAACGACGCCGACCTCGCCAAGAAGATCAACACGGCGGTGTTCCCGGGCCAGCAGGGCGGCCCTCTCATGCACGTCATCGCCGCCAAGGCCACCGCGTTCAAGCTCGCCGGCACGCCCGAGTTCAAGGAGCGTCAGGAGCGCGTGCTGCGCGGTGCGCGCATCATCGCCGAGCGGCTGTCGCAGCAGGACGTGACGGATGCCGGCATCTCGGTGCGCTCCGGCGGCACCGACGTGCACCTGGTGCTGGTCGACCTCCGCCACGCCGCGATCGACGGCAAGCAGGCCGAAGACCTTCTGCACGAGATCCACATCACGGTGAACCGCAACGCCGTGCCGAACGACCCGCGGCCGCCGATGGTGACCTCGGGCCTGCGGATCGGCACGCCCGCCCTCGCGTCGCGCGGGTTCGGCGACGCCGAGTTCACCGAGGTCGCCGACATCATCGCCCTCGCGCTGCTGCCCGACGCCGACCTCGCGGCGCTGCGCACGCGCGTGGCCGCGCTGACCGCGGCCTTCCCGCTCTATCCGGGACTCCGCCACTGA
- a CDS encoding beta-N-acetylhexosaminidase: protein MSLPSVVPAPASIEAGPGEPFRLSGETAVTGDAAAAAALSSVLQARTGLTLARRDGAAIALRVDPSAGAAESYRIAADAASVVVTGADAAGLFYGVQTLTQLVARDGEEWIIPAVTIADAPRFAYRGVMLDVARHFHPLATVKGYIDRAASLKFNALHLHLTDDQGWRLQLESRPELTEHAAATSVGGDPGGFYTKDEYREIVSYAASRHMIVVPEIDMPGHTHAVGLAYPELAEDPSVNDEMREIIRLHGGGEPAPGEPYTGIAVGFSSLKIGDEATYDFVADVFGELAAMTPGPYLHLGGDESLSTSDEDFASFIARASAIIADLGKTPVAWHEAGAAAGIADTTIGQYWGFVTPTGGMDDRARAFVANGSQLILSPADAIYLDMQYPSGPQLGLAWANGPTSVERAYSWEPSEVIAGIEDADILGVEAPLWTETIRTEADIDLMAFPRVAAAAEAGWSPATGESELRTWESFRARVGALGPLWTSLGIGFHPSDEIPWADR from the coding sequence GTGTCGCTCCCCTCCGTCGTCCCCGCCCCCGCATCGATCGAGGCGGGACCCGGAGAGCCGTTCCGGCTGAGCGGCGAGACCGCCGTGACCGGCGACGCCGCTGCCGCGGCCGCGCTCTCGTCGGTGCTCCAGGCGCGCACCGGCCTGACCCTCGCCCGACGGGACGGGGCCGCGATCGCCCTGCGCGTCGACCCCTCCGCCGGCGCGGCGGAGTCGTACCGGATCGCCGCGGACGCGGCATCCGTCGTCGTCACCGGCGCCGACGCCGCCGGACTCTTCTACGGAGTGCAGACCCTGACCCAGCTCGTCGCCCGCGACGGCGAGGAGTGGATCATCCCGGCGGTCACGATCGCCGATGCGCCGCGATTCGCCTACCGCGGCGTCATGCTCGACGTCGCGCGGCACTTCCACCCCCTCGCGACCGTGAAGGGCTACATCGACCGCGCCGCGTCGCTCAAGTTCAATGCGCTGCACCTGCACCTCACCGACGACCAGGGCTGGCGGCTCCAGCTCGAATCGCGGCCGGAGCTCACCGAGCATGCCGCCGCGACGTCGGTCGGTGGGGACCCGGGCGGCTTCTACACCAAGGACGAATACCGCGAGATCGTCTCGTACGCGGCCTCGCGGCACATGATCGTGGTGCCCGAGATCGACATGCCGGGGCACACCCACGCGGTCGGACTCGCCTACCCCGAGCTCGCCGAGGACCCGAGCGTCAATGACGAGATGCGCGAGATCATCCGCCTCCACGGCGGCGGCGAGCCGGCACCCGGAGAGCCCTACACCGGGATCGCCGTCGGCTTCTCGTCGCTGAAGATCGGCGACGAGGCGACGTACGACTTCGTCGCCGATGTGTTCGGCGAGCTGGCCGCGATGACCCCCGGCCCGTACCTGCACCTGGGCGGCGACGAGTCGCTCAGCACGAGCGACGAGGACTTCGCGTCGTTCATCGCCCGCGCCAGCGCGATCATCGCCGACCTCGGCAAGACCCCGGTCGCGTGGCACGAGGCGGGCGCCGCCGCCGGCATCGCCGACACCACGATCGGACAGTACTGGGGCTTCGTCACTCCGACCGGCGGCATGGACGATCGCGCCCGCGCGTTCGTCGCGAACGGGTCGCAGCTGATCCTCTCGCCCGCCGACGCGATCTACCTCGACATGCAGTACCCGTCCGGCCCCCAGCTCGGACTCGCGTGGGCGAACGGCCCCACGAGCGTCGAACGCGCCTACTCGTGGGAGCCGTCCGAGGTCATCGCCGGCATCGAGGACGCCGACATCCTCGGCGTCGAGGCACCGCTGTGGACCGAGACGATCCGCACCGAGGCCGACATCGATCTCATGGCCTTCCCCCGCGTCGCCGCGGCGGCCGAGGCGGGGTGGTCGCCCGCGACCGGCGAGAGCGAACTGCGCACGTGGGAGTCGTTCCGCGCCCGCGTCGGCGCCCTCGGCCCGCTCTGGACGAGCCTCGGGATCGGCTTCCACCCCTCCGACGAGATCCCGTGGGCCGACCGATGA
- the nagA gene encoding N-acetylglucosamine-6-phosphate deacetylase: MSTLIHSVRVLGSTIPPGTAAAWVLLDAGRVAAVGDGGDRPVADEVVDGGGGCLVPGFVDIHGHGGGGATYDDGPDAVRAGRALHLAHGTTRAVVSLVTASLDEMAARAAMVADACAADPTVLGSHLEGPFLDPGHKGAHTAGRLRAPDAASVDLLLEAGRGTIRQVTLAPELPGADDAIRRFTEAGVVVAVGHTDADATAAHRAFDAGATVLTHAFNAMRGIHHRAPGPVVAALRDDRVTLEVIADGVHVDLELVATLFAAARDRIALVTDAMAAAGAADGRYRLGGLGVTVSDGVARLDDGGSIAGSTLTQDAAIRRVAGAGVPLTDAVAAATSIPAAAIGRPDLGRLDIGSIGDAVLLDDALEVRRVWVAGEPV; the protein is encoded by the coding sequence ATGAGCACGCTGATCCACTCCGTCCGCGTCCTCGGATCCACGATCCCGCCCGGCACCGCCGCCGCGTGGGTGCTGCTGGACGCCGGCCGGGTCGCCGCGGTGGGCGACGGAGGCGACCGGCCCGTCGCGGACGAGGTCGTCGACGGCGGCGGCGGATGCCTCGTCCCGGGGTTCGTCGACATCCACGGGCACGGCGGGGGCGGGGCCACCTACGACGACGGCCCCGACGCGGTGCGGGCAGGACGCGCCCTGCACCTCGCCCACGGCACGACGCGCGCCGTCGTCTCGCTGGTGACGGCGTCGCTCGACGAGATGGCCGCGCGGGCCGCGATGGTCGCCGACGCGTGCGCCGCCGATCCGACCGTCCTCGGCTCTCACCTCGAGGGCCCTTTCCTCGACCCCGGACACAAAGGCGCCCACACCGCGGGCCGGCTGCGCGCGCCGGACGCGGCATCCGTCGACCTGCTGCTCGAGGCCGGGCGCGGCACGATCCGGCAGGTGACGCTCGCACCCGAGCTGCCCGGTGCCGACGACGCGATCCGCCGCTTCACCGAGGCCGGGGTCGTGGTGGCCGTCGGCCACACCGACGCCGACGCGACGGCCGCGCACCGCGCCTTCGACGCCGGCGCGACGGTGCTCACGCATGCGTTCAACGCGATGCGCGGCATCCACCATCGCGCCCCCGGGCCCGTCGTCGCGGCACTGCGCGACGACCGCGTCACGCTCGAGGTGATCGCCGACGGCGTCCACGTCGACCTGGAGCTCGTCGCGACCCTGTTCGCCGCGGCCCGCGACCGTATCGCGCTGGTCACCGACGCGATGGCGGCGGCCGGGGCGGCTGACGGCCGGTACCGGCTCGGCGGCCTGGGGGTGACGGTGTCGGACGGCGTCGCGCGTCTCGACGACGGCGGGTCGATCGCCGGCTCGACGCTGACCCAGGACGCGGCGATCCGGCGGGTGGCCGGGGCCGGAGTGCCGCTGACGGATGCGGTCGCGGCGGCGACGTCGATCCCGGCGGCGGCGATCGGCCGCCCCGATCTCGGCCGCCTCGACATCGGCAGCATCGGCGACGCCGTGCTGCTGGACGACGCGCTCGAGGTCCGGCGCGTCTGGGTCGCGGGGGAGCCCGTCTGA
- a CDS encoding sigma-70 family RNA polymerase sigma factor yields the protein MDHDEAREPIGFADADLVLRSRSGDRGAFGELWRRHYRAGVTVARNLTSSLDPDDLVQEAYTRIYQSILTGRGPTGSFRAYLFTSIRNTAATWGRAQRDAPYEALEGVEDPAAEEHVSEAALDRGLTHQAFRSLPTRWQEVLWYSEIEQMKPAEIAPLLGMKPTAVAQLTFRAREGLREAWIQAHLRTVADGSDCQWTIEHLGAHTRRNLGRRDQAKVDRHLADCVRCTIVASEAKEVSGRLALVLLPLALGATGAAGYLATLQGASAPLVALAAMPSGVVQGAVTVIPTVTKGAAAGAGATGAATTGSGVAGAGAASGTGAASLGAGASAASASAGATASVGATASAGATAATVGASAATATAAAGVTGSALAGIGAASGIAASLVVVGGVVAAAVVLPAAAPEPVKTESTSISDTVPLTPGLLSSKGDRPALLDAGPRPADIPVIPESTVAASGDAPPTDGSAAAASAGGQTVTEAPAGDASAAPTDGGGTPVTSTPESPGHGSPSHGTGAPPHGAGNGNGNGNGGVTGNDGVTGNGTPTNGTGNGNGGVPGNGNPNNGTPNYGTGNPDNGSGTGTATGTGGKSPRGAAPKGENTPMGLGAPGLATATAATSAVSAAGEHGRPFSSEATASADAESATDSA from the coding sequence ATGGATCACGACGAGGCGCGCGAGCCGATCGGTTTCGCCGACGCGGACCTGGTGCTGCGCTCGAGGTCCGGCGATCGCGGCGCGTTCGGCGAGCTGTGGCGGCGTCACTACCGCGCCGGCGTGACCGTCGCGCGCAACCTGACCTCGAGCCTCGACCCCGACGATCTGGTGCAGGAGGCCTACACCCGCATCTACCAGTCGATCCTCACCGGCCGCGGGCCGACCGGTTCGTTCCGCGCGTACCTGTTCACGAGCATCCGCAACACCGCCGCGACGTGGGGCCGCGCCCAGCGCGATGCCCCGTACGAAGCGCTCGAGGGCGTCGAGGACCCGGCTGCCGAAGAGCATGTCAGCGAGGCCGCCCTCGACCGAGGACTCACGCACCAGGCGTTCCGCAGCCTGCCGACCCGCTGGCAGGAGGTGCTGTGGTACTCCGAGATCGAGCAGATGAAGCCCGCCGAGATCGCACCGCTGCTCGGTATGAAGCCCACGGCGGTCGCGCAACTCACCTTCCGCGCACGGGAAGGACTGCGGGAGGCCTGGATCCAGGCGCACCTCCGCACCGTCGCCGACGGCTCGGACTGCCAGTGGACCATCGAGCATCTCGGCGCCCACACGCGCCGCAACCTCGGCCGACGCGACCAGGCGAAGGTCGATCGTCACCTGGCGGACTGCGTGCGCTGCACCATCGTCGCCAGTGAGGCCAAGGAGGTCTCGGGCCGGCTCGCGCTCGTGCTGCTGCCGCTGGCCCTCGGGGCGACCGGAGCCGCCGGATACCTGGCGACGCTGCAGGGGGCGAGCGCCCCGCTCGTGGCGCTCGCGGCGATGCCCTCGGGCGTCGTGCAGGGGGCCGTCACCGTGATCCCCACCGTCACCAAGGGCGCCGCCGCGGGCGCAGGCGCGACAGGCGCCGCGACGACCGGCTCGGGCGTTGCCGGGGCCGGCGCCGCGTCGGGCACCGGGGCGGCAAGCCTCGGCGCGGGCGCTTCCGCTGCGTCGGCATCCGCCGGCGCGACCGCATCCGTCGGCGCGACCGCATCCGCCGGCGCGACAGCGGCCACGGTCGGCGCCTCGGCCGCGACCGCGACCGCGGCGGCGGGCGTGACCGGTTCGGCACTCGCCGGCATCGGCGCCGCCTCCGGCATCGCGGCGAGCCTCGTCGTCGTCGGCGGCGTGGTCGCGGCCGCCGTCGTGCTGCCCGCCGCAGCGCCCGAGCCGGTGAAGACGGAGTCGACGAGCATCTCCGACACCGTCCCCCTGACCCCGGGCCTGCTGTCGTCCAAGGGCGACCGTCCCGCCCTGCTCGACGCGGGACCCCGCCCGGCCGACATTCCGGTCATACCCGAGTCGACTGTCGCCGCTTCCGGTGACGCGCCGCCCACCGACGGCAGCGCCGCGGCGGCGTCGGCCGGCGGTCAGACCGTGACCGAGGCGCCCGCTGGCGACGCCTCCGCCGCCCCCACGGACGGCGGCGGCACGCCCGTCACGAGCACGCCCGAGAGCCCGGGGCACGGATCCCCGTCGCACGGCACCGGCGCGCCGCCCCACGGGGCCGGCAACGGCAACGGCAACGGCAACGGCGGCGTGACCGGGAATGACGGGGTCACCGGCAACGGCACCCCGACGAACGGCACCGGCAACGGCAACGGCGGCGTGCCGGGCAACGGCAACCCGAACAACGGCACCCCGAACTACGGCACCGGCAACCCGGACAACGGCAGCGGCACCGGCACCGCCACCGGCACCGGCGGGAAGTCGCCCCGGGGCGCGGCGCCCAAGGGCGAGAACACCCCGATGGGCCTCGGAGCCCCCGGGCTCGCCACTGCGACGGCTGCCACGAGCGCGGTCTCGGCGGCGGGCGAGCACGGCCGCCCGTTCAGCTCCGAGGCCACGGCTTCTGCCGACGCGGAATCCGCGACCGATTCCGCGTGA
- a CDS encoding YrdB family protein: MSDTPNGSPAPSNRTASAAPGGAPSPAAEQAPGTRAPLTAIDVLAFLCEIFAFATLALWGFTMWPFPWNIAAGIVAPVAAILVWALFVSPRAVFAVHPFVRGIVELLVYASASVAWWSMGNVWVGLGFGVVAIAVGVVAGRRRLS; encoded by the coding sequence ATGTCCGACACGCCGAACGGCTCCCCCGCGCCCTCGAACAGGACCGCCTCCGCGGCGCCCGGCGGCGCCCCGTCACCGGCCGCCGAGCAGGCACCGGGAACGCGTGCGCCGCTGACGGCCATCGACGTCCTGGCGTTCCTGTGTGAGATCTTCGCGTTCGCGACGCTGGCGCTGTGGGGCTTCACGATGTGGCCGTTCCCGTGGAACATCGCGGCCGGCATCGTGGCGCCCGTCGCGGCGATCCTCGTGTGGGCACTGTTCGTCTCGCCCCGCGCCGTCTTCGCGGTGCACCCGTTCGTCCGCGGGATCGTCGAGCTCCTCGTGTACGCGTCGGCGAGCGTGGCCTGGTGGAGCATGGGCAACGTCTGGGTCGGGCTGGGCTTCGGCGTGGTCGCGATCGCGGTCGGAGTGGTCGCGGGTCGCCGGCGCCTCTCGTGA
- a CDS encoding FAD-binding oxidoreductase, whose amino-acid sequence MSEAGVLERLRSVLGERVDTAPESLAAARADKSGHAASGLPIAVVHARSVDDVQQVLRIASETGTPVVTRGAGTGLAGGANAGGGEIALSVRAMDRILEVSPDDLTAVVEPGILNADLNAALAPHGLWWAPDPASRAISTVGGNIATGAGGLLCAKYGVVRDAVLGIDLVLADGRLLHLGHRTVKGVTGLDLTSLVIGSEGTLGVIVGATLKLRRLVPGEVCTIAATFRDVRTAAEASAAVTASGAQPAIMELMDAASLAAVHALLALEPPTPGAAELTIQTDGAAAAAEADAIAAVLRAAGGTVAVSRDRDEGERLLAIRRSMHPAMESLGTALIEDVSVPRSALPAMFDEIARVEREHDVVIPTVAHAGDGNLHPNFIFDAEPDEFGVIEAPDRIWAAADDLFRAALRLGGTLTGEHGVGVLKRRWLVDELGEDQWELQRRITRVFDPQGILNPGKVFAR is encoded by the coding sequence GTGAGTGAGGCCGGCGTCCTCGAGCGCCTGCGCTCGGTTCTCGGCGAGCGGGTCGACACCGCGCCGGAGTCGCTGGCCGCGGCGCGCGCCGACAAGTCGGGGCACGCGGCATCCGGACTCCCGATCGCCGTCGTCCACGCCCGCTCCGTCGACGACGTGCAGCAGGTCCTGCGCATCGCGAGCGAGACCGGCACCCCCGTCGTCACCCGCGGTGCCGGCACGGGGCTGGCGGGCGGAGCGAATGCGGGCGGCGGCGAGATCGCGCTCTCGGTGCGCGCGATGGACCGCATCCTCGAGGTGAGCCCCGACGACCTCACGGCCGTCGTCGAACCCGGGATCCTGAACGCCGATCTCAACGCGGCGCTCGCTCCGCACGGCCTGTGGTGGGCGCCCGACCCCGCGAGCCGCGCCATCTCGACCGTCGGCGGGAACATCGCCACGGGCGCCGGCGGGCTGCTGTGCGCGAAGTACGGAGTCGTGCGCGACGCCGTGCTGGGCATCGACCTGGTGCTCGCCGACGGGCGTCTGCTGCACCTCGGCCATCGCACCGTCAAGGGCGTCACGGGTCTGGATCTCACGTCGCTGGTCATCGGCTCCGAGGGCACTCTCGGGGTGATCGTCGGCGCCACTCTGAAGCTGCGCCGGCTCGTGCCCGGCGAGGTGTGCACGATCGCGGCGACGTTCCGCGACGTGCGCACGGCGGCCGAGGCATCCGCGGCCGTCACGGCGTCGGGTGCGCAGCCGGCGATCATGGAGCTGATGGATGCCGCATCCCTCGCCGCCGTGCACGCGCTGCTCGCCCTCGAGCCGCCGACACCGGGTGCCGCGGAGCTCACGATCCAGACCGACGGCGCGGCCGCAGCGGCCGAGGCGGACGCGATCGCCGCCGTGCTGCGCGCTGCGGGCGGAACCGTCGCGGTGTCGCGCGACCGCGACGAGGGCGAGCGGCTGCTGGCGATCCGACGGTCGATGCACCCGGCTATGGAATCCCTCGGCACGGCCCTCATCGAGGACGTGTCGGTGCCCCGAAGCGCGCTGCCGGCGATGTTCGACGAGATCGCACGCGTGGAACGCGAGCACGACGTCGTGATCCCCACCGTCGCCCACGCCGGCGACGGCAACCTGCATCCGAACTTCATCTTCGACGCCGAACCCGACGAGTTCGGCGTGATCGAGGCACCGGATCGCATCTGGGCCGCCGCCGACGACCTCTTCCGGGCGGCACTGCGCCTGGGCGGGACCCTCACCGGCGAGCACGGTGTCGGCGTGCTCAAACGCCGCTGGCTCGTCGACGAGCTCGGCGAGGACCAGTGGGAGCTGCAGCGCCGGATCACGCGCGTGTTCGATCCGCAGGGCATCCTCAACCCCGGAAAGGTGTTCGCGCGGTGA
- a CDS encoding glucosamine-6-phosphate deaminase — translation MAEIVIVPDKEAAGALVADHIAGLIRENPETVLGLATGSTPLPVYEALRPRLEGVDVSRVRGFALDEYVGIDPAHPESYRSVITREVVEPLGLDRALIRTPDGSTAGIEHHGEEYEAAILDAGGIDLQILGIGTDGHIGFNEPGSSFASQTRVKTLTEQTRRDNARFFDSIDDVPMHCITQGLGTILRARHLVLLAFGEGKAPAVAGAVEGPLSASLPGSAIQLHARATVVIDEAAASRLTRADYYRYAYDNKPDWQGI, via the coding sequence GTGGCTGAGATCGTCATCGTCCCAGACAAGGAGGCGGCCGGCGCGCTCGTCGCCGACCACATCGCGGGGCTCATCCGCGAGAACCCCGAGACGGTCCTCGGCCTCGCGACCGGGTCCACCCCGCTGCCGGTGTACGAGGCGCTGCGTCCGCGGCTCGAGGGCGTCGACGTGTCGCGGGTCCGCGGGTTCGCGCTGGACGAGTACGTCGGCATCGATCCGGCGCATCCCGAGAGCTACCGTTCGGTGATCACGCGCGAGGTGGTCGAGCCGCTCGGGCTCGATCGGGCGCTCATCCGCACGCCGGACGGGTCCACCGCGGGCATCGAGCACCACGGTGAGGAGTACGAGGCCGCGATCCTCGATGCGGGTGGGATCGATCTGCAGATCCTCGGCATCGGCACCGACGGTCACATCGGCTTCAACGAGCCCGGCTCGTCGTTCGCGTCGCAGACGCGGGTCAAGACCCTCACCGAGCAGACGCGCCGCGACAACGCCCGCTTCTTCGACTCGATCGACGACGTGCCGATGCACTGCATCACGCAGGGTCTCGGCACGATCCTGCGCGCGCGGCATCTGGTGCTGCTGGCGTTCGGCGAGGGCAAGGCGCCGGCGGTCGCCGGTGCTGTGGAGGGGCCGCTGTCGGCGTCGCTGCCGGGCTCGGCGATCCAGCTCCACGCACGTGCGACGGTCGTCATCGACGAGGCGGCCGCGTCGCGCCTGACCCGCGCCGACTACTACCGCTACGCGTACGACAACAAGCCGGACTGGCAGGGCATCTGA
- a CDS encoding ROK family protein — translation MKVGLDVGGTKIEAVAVDGDLRVVGRVRIPTGWGPDAVTRTIVEAVRALGTEAGVDLALVRSVGVGIPGQIEAGSGRVVHAVNLGVEELDLVAALEPRLGVPVRIENDVKAAALGAYALLSGAARPPRSMAYLNLGTGIAAGIVSDGVLWRGARGTAGEVGHISVDPNGPLCRCGQRGCIEAFAGGGAIAEHWARRSALPVRDVFDAADAGEPSAIQLRAGLARGVAAAIRVLVLTADVDIVVLGGGVTALGDRLMTDVAAELSASAEASPFMRSLRLRERAELLPPGSPAAALGAALVGAAGDARHDTQEALIHG, via the coding sequence ATGAAGGTCGGGCTCGATGTCGGCGGCACGAAGATCGAGGCCGTCGCGGTGGACGGCGACCTGCGCGTCGTCGGGCGGGTCCGCATCCCGACCGGATGGGGACCGGATGCCGTGACCCGCACGATCGTCGAGGCGGTCCGGGCGCTCGGCACCGAGGCGGGAGTCGACCTCGCGCTCGTGCGGTCGGTGGGCGTCGGCATCCCCGGCCAGATCGAGGCCGGCAGCGGCCGCGTCGTCCATGCCGTGAACCTGGGTGTCGAGGAGCTCGACCTGGTCGCAGCGCTCGAGCCGCGTCTGGGCGTGCCGGTGCGGATCGAGAACGACGTGAAGGCGGCAGCCCTCGGTGCGTACGCGCTGCTGAGCGGCGCCGCGCGCCCCCCGCGATCGATGGCATACCTCAATCTCGGCACGGGCATCGCCGCCGGCATCGTCTCGGACGGCGTGCTGTGGCGCGGCGCCCGCGGCACCGCAGGGGAGGTCGGGCACATCTCGGTCGACCCGAACGGACCACTGTGCCGCTGCGGGCAGCGGGGCTGCATCGAGGCGTTCGCCGGCGGCGGCGCGATCGCCGAGCACTGGGCGCGTCGCAGCGCCCTGCCGGTGCGCGATGTGTTCGACGCCGCCGACGCGGGCGAGCCTTCGGCGATCCAGCTGCGCGCGGGCCTCGCCCGCGGGGTGGCCGCTGCGATCAGGGTGCTGGTGCTCACCGCCGACGTCGATATCGTGGTGCTCGGAGGGGGCGTGACGGCTCTGGGCGATCGGCTGATGACGGATGTCGCAGCCGAGCTGTCGGCCAGCGCCGAGGCATCCCCGTTCATGCGCTCGCTGCGCCTGCGCGAGCGGGCCGAGCTGCTTCCGCCGGGTTCGCCGGCGGCCGCTCTCGGCGCCGCCCTCGTCGGCGCCGCGGGCGATGCGAGGCACGACACCCAGGAGGCCCTGATTCATGGTTGA